The genome window GCAGATATGCCCCAGCTACTAATTCATCATTACTTAAACTTCTATATCTACGTGGCTGTGGTTTTTTATCATCGCTTAGTCCCCAGCCAGCCCAAAACGGCCTACCATAACAAATAACCCTTTTGCCTCTTAAAATCGCTTCTAGTCCGCTTGTAGATGTCATAGTATGAATCTCATCGGCCAAATCAAGCAAAGTTGGCATACTTACACCCTCTAGCACTTCATCGCAATATTTTAAGGCTTGATCTATATCTACCAAACCAATTCTATTGCCGCTTACTACATCTGGATGAGGCTTATAGATGATATGCGAATTTGGCGAGTTTAGCCTTGCTTGTTCTAAAAGCTCTATATTCTTCATTCCATCAGCGCCAATTCTTACACTTGCATCATCTTCTACTTGACCTATTACTAAAGCGATTTTTTTACCATTTTTAGACGAAATTATACCATCTTTATCATCATTATATTTTGAAATTTTACTATCTATCAAAATATCTTTTAGTTTTTTAGCGGCTTCTAATTCAGATGAGCTAAATTTATGATAGTTTAATATATTTTCTAGCCTACTTGGCGATGTGGTATCAAAATATATTCCCACATCATCAAAAACCAATGAATACGGCCTAGTAAGGTCGCTTCCAAGTCCAACTGAGCGAATAAATCCATCTTCTACTCTTATGATATTTACGCTATTTTCATCGCACCATTTTTGCAGTTCTAGATACTCTTTTTTACCCCATATATATACTAAAGAATTTGTATCTAATCCAGCTTTTAAGGCTGATTTAAGTGGATTTTTATTAAATACACTTATATAATTTAAATTTTCACCCAAAAATGGCTTCATAAATTTTCGCTTCCAAACAGAAAATCCAAATAAAAACTTCTGCTTTTTACACTCATTTAATCTAGCATTTTTAAGTGTGTTAATCTGTGGAAGTACTCTTTTTAGTGTAGTATTTTGCCCGGTATATGCATCAATATATTTAGCATATAATATATATGCCCCAGCAAATAACTCCTCTATACTAAGAGTTCTATTCCTTCTTGATGGAGCTTGGACTCTATCATCACTTAATCCCCATCCAGCATAAAAAGGCATACCAAAACATACGCATTCACACCCGCACATCAATGCCTCAAACCCCATACCAGAAGTCTTTGTATAGACTTTATTTATATACTTTAAAAGTGAAATTGGGTTAATATCTTCGGCTATAATTTTGATTTTAGAATCCAAATTTGATATATTTATATCTGATTTTTTCTTGCCACTTAATACATCTGGGTGAATTTTTAACAAAATATTTGAATTTGGATTTTCTTTAATTGCTGCATCAATCATATCAATAGTGCTAAATTTATCACCAAGACCATAAACCAGCGATGCATCGCCATCGGTTTGGGCTATTATAAGAATATTATTGCTATTTTCTAACTCATATTTTTGTATTAAATTTTTACTAATATTTGGCGCATTATTATATTTTGAGATATTATGAGTAGTGATAAAATCTATACACCATTTAGATTCTTGTAATAATTCATTGTCAAATTTATGTTCTGATAAAATTTTTTCTAGCCTACTTTGAGAAGTTGCATCATAATAAATTCCAATATCATCTTCTACGATACTAAGCAGCTTAGCCCCATCTACCCCAAGCCCAACTGAGCGAATAAATCCATCTTCTAAAAGCTTAAATTTACCATTAAATTTAGTTGATAATTCTATAGCTTTTTTACCAGATTCTTTTCGTCCCCAACCATAAAATGTTGGTTCTTTACATACGAATGTGAATTGCAAAATTTTTTTTATATTATAAAAATACTTAACATTTTTTATTAAATTTATAGAGCTACTATAGCCATCAAATTTCATTTCAAATCCGTATTTATAAATTTCTATAAATTATAACCAACAAACTATAAAAAAACAATAAACATTAATTATAAACCATAATTAATGTTTATCAAACTATATCTTAGCTTCAAAATATATATTATTAATTGAAGCAATATTAATAAAAATAGTCTAAATAAAATAGTTAAATTTAATATATCTAATAGAGCATTTAAACTTGATATATTAAATAGTTTAAATAGAGCAATTAGATTAATAAATCCATTAAAAGTATTAAAATCTCTAAGATTAAATTTACTAAGTAAATTCTTTTTAATACTTGGTTTTAGTTTTACTCTATCGCATGCTGTAATAGATGATTTTAAAACTGCAACATGGAATATGCAAGGCTCAAGTGCTAGTAGTGAGGCTAAATGGAGTGTAAGCATTAGACAGATGTTTAGTGGTGCTTCTGGTGTTGATATATTAGCAGTTCAAGAAGCTGGCACTCTTCCTCAAACAGCAAGAGCAACTGGAAGAACATTTGATTTTAATGGGACAAGTGTTCAAGTTAGTGAGCATATATGGAATTTAGGTACATCTTTAAGACCTAGCTTTGTCTATATATATTATGCTCCAACAGATGCTGGAGCAAATAGAGTAAATCTAGCCTTAGTTAGTAGAACTCCAGCTGATGAAGTATTCTTACTTCCACCACCAACAACAGCCTCAAGACCAATGCTAGGAATTAGAATTAATAATGATGCATTCTTTAGTATTCATGCACTTGCTAATGGTGGAGCTGATGCTTCTGCAATTGTGCATAATATAGATCTATTCTTTCAAGGCTCTCCAACTCTAGCTAGTACTAACTGGATTATAATGGGAGATTTTAATAGAGAACCAGGAGAGCTACTTAGCTCATTTGAGCTTGCATTAAGACTTAGAACTAGAATAATAACTAATAGTGCAATAACTCAAGTAAGTGCTAGAAGAACTCTAGATTATGCAATAGTAGGCAACTCTAATCGTGCCATAGTGCCAGCTCCACTTCCAAGCATTACAGCTAGTACATTCTTTGGTGGATTTAGAACTCACCTTGCAAGTGATCACTTCCCTATAACATTTAGGAGATTTCAATGAGAATAGATAATAACAACAACAATATAAAACAATACATATATAGCATATATAGTAACAATAATAACAATAACAACAATATAAAAAGAGTATTCAAACATATATCAAACTTTTTATTACTACCACTAAGTATATTAATATCCATATCCATACTTAGTGGATGTTCATCTAAAAATATAGATAGTATTAATAATAGCAACCTTGTTACCGCTTCTTTTACTAATGGTAATGGAATGTTTTTAAAACTAGATGATTCTAAAGGATTTGTAGGAGATAGCATTAAAGCCCCAGATGAATTAAAAGCTCCTGATAGAAATCCTAATATAAGCAGTGAGAATATTAGGCCTATATTAAAAGCATCTATGCTAAGTGATGAGTTTACTCCACCACTAAGTCTTAGATCACTTGATACTGGCTTACCTCTTATAGTAAATTTAAATAAGTCAGATGAGACATTTAATTGGAATTTAAGAGAGGTAAAGGCATTTAACCCAAGTATAATAAGTAGTATAAAATCAATTGATAATTTTAGAAATCTTAAATTTGAGTATATACAGTTTGTATCAACTAATAATATTGATATGTGCTTAGCAATTGATGAGAGTGGGC of Campylobacter vicugnae contains these proteins:
- a CDS encoding capsular polysaccharide biosynthesis protein, with translation MKFDGYSSSINLIKNVKYFYNIKKILQFTFVCKEPTFYGWGRKESGKKAIELSTKFNGKFKLLEDGFIRSVGLGVDGAKLLSIVEDDIGIYYDATSQSRLEKILSEHKFDNELLQESKWCIDFITTHNISKYNNAPNISKNLIQKYELENSNNILIIAQTDGDASLVYGLGDKFSTIDMIDAAIKENPNSNILLKIHPDVLSGKKKSDINISNLDSKIKIIAEDINPISLLKYINKVYTKTSGMGFEALMCGCECVCFGMPFYAGWGLSDDRVQAPSRRNRTLSIEELFAGAYILYAKYIDAYTGQNTTLKRVLPQINTLKNARLNECKKQKFLFGFSVWKRKFMKPFLGENLNYISVFNKNPLKSALKAGLDTNSLVYIWGKKEYLELQKWCDENSVNIIRVEDGFIRSVGLGSDLTRPYSLVFDDVGIYFDTTSPSRLENILNYHKFSSSELEAAKKLKDILIDSKISKYNDDKDGIISSKNGKKIALVIGQVEDDASVRIGADGMKNIELLEQARLNSPNSHIIYKPHPDVVSGNRIGLVDIDQALKYCDEVLEGVSMPTLLDLADEIHTMTSTSGLEAILRGKRVICYGRPFWAGWGLSDDKKPQPRRYRSLSNDELVAGAYLLYPKYVHPINLKPCNASDLILALQEQRAKLQKPVNALLHKIKSLYARVGQKILYIVLFMVKR
- a CDS encoding cytolethal distending toxin subunit B family protein, which translates into the protein MNPLKVLKSLRLNLLSKFFLILGFSFTLSHAVIDDFKTATWNMQGSSASSEAKWSVSIRQMFSGASGVDILAVQEAGTLPQTARATGRTFDFNGTSVQVSEHIWNLGTSLRPSFVYIYYAPTDAGANRVNLALVSRTPADEVFLLPPPTTASRPMLGIRINNDAFFSIHALANGGADASAIVHNIDLFFQGSPTLASTNWIIMGDFNREPGELLSSFELALRLRTRIITNSAITQVSARRTLDYAIVGNSNRAIVPAPLPSITASTFFGGFRTHLASDHFPITFRRFQ
- a CDS encoding RICIN domain-containing protein, producing MRIDNNNNNIKQYIYSIYSNNNNNNNNIKRVFKHISNFLLLPLSILISISILSGCSSKNIDSINNSNLVTASFTNGNGMFLKLDDSKGFVGDSIKAPDELKAPDRNPNISSENIRPILKASMLSDEFTPPLSLRSLDTGLPLIVNLNKSDETFNWNLREVKAFNPSIISSIKSIDNFRNLKFEYIQFVSTNNIDMCLAIDESGLFTLKSCSDDLNNKKFETVYQLIPMNTDAVQIRSLVLNGKECISTFENPNLEPWQRVGINRCTLDETFIADIKRLWAIMPELKAAMVLLPIE